The Egibacteraceae bacterium genome includes a region encoding these proteins:
- a CDS encoding DUF4916 domain-containing protein: MATSTETGHEWLSAEEIASVRERVPIVYVEAVPVRVHHLGGVERVGLLLRSRPDGTISRAIVSGRVLYGETVREALWRNLTKDLGPEAEPRLPPDPSPFTVAEYFPQDARRTGYTDPRQHAVALVYLVPVDGECVPPADTLDLAWLSPEEAVTPGVAAEMTGGQDRLVRLALAHAGCLP; encoded by the coding sequence GTGGCGACGTCGACGGAGACCGGGCACGAATGGCTGTCGGCTGAGGAGATCGCCTCAGTCCGCGAGCGTGTACCGATCGTCTACGTGGAGGCGGTCCCCGTCCGCGTCCACCACCTCGGGGGCGTCGAGCGTGTCGGCCTGCTGCTGCGCAGCCGCCCGGACGGCACCATCAGCCGCGCGATCGTGTCGGGGCGGGTGCTCTACGGCGAGACGGTCCGCGAAGCGCTGTGGCGCAACCTTACGAAGGACCTCGGGCCCGAGGCGGAGCCGCGTCTTCCCCCCGACCCGTCCCCGTTCACCGTCGCTGAGTACTTCCCGCAGGACGCCCGGCGCACGGGCTACACCGACCCCCGCCAGCACGCCGTCGCGCTCGTCTACCTCGTGCCGGTCGACGGGGAGTGCGTGCCCCCTGCGGACACCCTCGACCTCGCGTGGCTGTCGCCCGAAGAAGCGGTGACCCCGGGGGTGGCGGCGGAGATGACGGGCGGCCAGGACCGTCTCGTCCGCCTGGCTCTCGCGCACGCCGGCTGCCTGCCGTAG